In the bacterium genome, AAGGCGATTTTATTCATTTCCTTCGTTAGTGTTGTGATCTTTACCAGATTATCGGAGGATAATGTATCGTTGTTTGAGGCAACAGAACTAAAATCTTCCTCCAATAAGTTTGCTAATTCTTTGCACCGTAATGATAATTTTCGTACTTCGCCTGCTACAACAGCGAATCCTCGAGCCGAAGAACCAACTTTTCCCGCTTCGGTTGATGCGTTTTTTGTCAAAGTGTCGGTTTGTGCAGTAACAGCATTAATCTCCTGCAAAATCACTTTTGTTCCTTCGGACGTTTGTAGAATATCTGTCATGGCAGTACGCAGCAGATTCATCGCTTCGTTGCCTTTATCGACTGCGGCTTTCGCTTCGAGTGATATTTTTCTGCTTTGCTGTGCATTCTCCGATGTGAGTTTTGTCCGAGCGCTGATTTGATTCAGATTGTCCGAGGAGGATCGTAGCAGACTCGATTGTTCAACAGCCCCGGCAGCAACTTCCTCATTCGATGCTGCGATCTGCTCACCAACTTTTGCTACATGTTCAATTGATGCAGCGACTTTCGAGAATGCTGCATGTAGAGATTGTACCGATGTATTGAGTGCGCGTTTAATCTGTGCGTGTTCACCGCGATACTTTCCATTCATTCGTACTGTTAAATCATATTCGGCAAGCTTCTTCAGTACGTCGTTCGCATCGTGTACCGGTTCGATTGTTGCGTCTAAGATTTCGTTGATGCCTTTTACCAATGTCTCCCAATTTCCGTCGTAATCCCAGTCATTTCCACGGGTTTGAAGTTTACCCTCTTTCACGGCTCGAATCAGGTTTTGCATTTCGTGATGCATGCCGTAGAGCACTGCGAGAAATTTGTTCAAATTACGTTTGATGTCGTTATACTCACCGACATATTCTTCTACAATAAAGTCGGGTATCTTACCGTGCGCGATCTGGTCGATGAGATTCGCAGTCATGCGAAGAGGATTCACCAAAGAATCCAGCATCGAATTTACGGCGACGATTAGTTCAGCCGAAGTACCGGAATAACAGGATGGATCGCCGCGTTCGCCAAGTTTCCCTTCTGCCATTGCTTTCGTTAATCGCAGAATCTCCGTTATCGCCAATTCAACTTCCGAGGGATTCTGGTCTGCTTCCTTACGCGGACTTTTCGCACCCTTATGTGTTACGGCTTGCGGTTTCG is a window encoding:
- a CDS encoding methyl-accepting chemotaxis protein; this encodes MNGNKTSSIKPSNPKPQAVTHKGAKSPRKEADQNPSEVELAITEILRLTKAMAEGKLGERGDPSCYSGTSAELIVAVNSMLDSLVNPLRMTANLIDQIAHGKIPDFIVEEYVGEYNDIKRNLNKFLAVLYGMHHEMQNLIRAVKEGKLQTRGNDWDYDGNWETLVKGINEILDATIEPVHDANDVLKKLAEYDLTVRMNGKYRGEHAQIKRALNTSVQSLHAAFSKVAASIEHVAKVGEQIAASNEEVAAGAVEQSSLLRSSSDNLNQISARTKLTSENAQQSRKISLEAKAAVDKGNEAMNLLRTAMTDILQTSEGTKVILQEINAVTAQTDTLTKNASTEAGKVGSSARGFAVVAGEVRKLSLRCKELANLLEEDFSSVASNNDTLSSDNLVKITTLTKEMNKIAFESNFLAINAAVEAAHVDSAGVGFEDLTKNIQNLAEQSHSSASKTDVLIQSSIQRVKEGENLTNSVYNALLEIVESFNSVSKFIDWIAQASQEQVSDVDVIKQVVSEATLLSDSYSQITEVSAESAIQLAHETTQLSQTIEKFKLKGE